The genomic stretch TAAAAATACATACTTCATTtatgcattcaataaatacttactgtGAGGCCACCATATACTAGGCCCTGGGGCTACAGCActgaaccaaaaggagaaaaaaagaaaaaccctgccctcatggagcataCATGCAAATAGGAGGaaagagataataaataaatatgtcaGTAGTGATAGGTGCtttgaagaaaaacagagagaaaggtaAATAAGAATGCTGAGAAGGTAATTTAAAATAAGATCAGGGAAGGCCTtgtgagaaggtgacatttgagtaaagaCTTTAAAAGTAAGAAACGAAGTAATGCAAATATCTGGAGGTAGAGCATGCCACAAAGCAAGACTGGCAAGTACAATATCCATGAGGCAGGTGAAGCTAGCATGCTCCAGGAAAAAGAGACCAGTGTCTCTGAAGGGAAACAAGCAAGGGACCAGGAATGAGGTTAGGAGATAAAGTTAACAGATTAGGGGGAACAGAAAACAGATTGGGTGAGTTCTTGAAGGCCACTGTAAAGAACAGTTTTTACTTTGAGTgaaatgggaagccactgaagaatTTTTTTAGCAGAGGAGTGCCCTGGTCAGATTTAGACTTTAACACTGTGATTCCTGTATTGATAATAGGCTGGAGGGAACAAATGCCTGATGGGAGCTGGGAAAGCATCACCAAAGGTGTAAACTTTGAGCTTGTTCTTGAAGAATGAATAAGAGTTTACAAGAGTAAAAGATGCAAGGGGAATTTACAAGAGTAAAAGATGCAGGTAATAATATGAGTGCAAAGGCATGGTGAAAAAAAGATAATATGTGTAATTGGAAAGACAAgctaaatacatgaaaaatttcATCAAATTAAACAGATAGGATTACATACATTCCCTACCTGTACAATCTTGAGCAACATAAATAGTTATTCCTTGTAAATCAGGATGTCTTGCTTCTTCAACTGCTTTTCTAAGAAAATAACAAGCATCATCCTTTAAAATACTAAGTAACATTTCTAGTTAGTAACTAAagacttaatgggaaaaaaaggcTATCATTTTCCTGGCTTTCCTTCTTAACTATAATGTCTGGTTTCAAACCTACCATTTGAATggtattggaaatggagtcaaaTTTCTCAAAGTTGAATAACACTAATTTACTCAAAGAACATTAAAGCATAagttatgaaatacataaaaaaatttctttgggataaagTTGTatccctcccccccccaaaaaaaatttcTCTCAACCACTCACTTGgctattttcaatattttctaacCAGTGGTATTTTAATATGCTTCAAGCTTTGCTTTATATTCACTTCCATTACACATTAGGAGCTAATTACTGTATGCTTTGTCCTCTGTtacaaagaaaatcttttttctttaaacaacagCATGACCATTTTACCTTCATTCAAAATCTTTTATGAcctgaacaaataaattccctaATGTCAAGTCTTGGAAGTCTATAAATAAAACtgcaaattgaaaaatatttctaattgagTATAATGTTCTCAATGGATCATATGGtgtgaaaaaaatcacaatggcatctctaaaaagaaagaatgcaaatTGTGAAAATATAAAGTATCTTTATTTAACATGCCTTATTATGCATGTGTCTATGGGCTAGTCTAGAAAAGGGATGGGCAATCTATGGTCCACAGGTCAAATCCAGCCCATGGACAGTTTTTGTATAGCTTGCAAGCAAAGAATGGTCCTTACAGTTTAAAGACTTGTAAAAGCAAAGAATGTACAACAGAGACCTTAAAAgggccacaaagcctaaaatatttactttttggcAATTTATAGAAAAAGGTTGCTGACCACTGAGGTACAGAACATACTATCTGAAGAGCAGAAACTATGCATTTATGATTATGCTTTTAGAAATGTCATACCAAGTTGGActtgacattattattattaaaaactaacccaattaaaaacatcaggcaaatattttttcaactgtAAAGTATCTGGccataaaatataaaagcatgTTAATGTGCaaaaatgctttataatttcaaatatatgtatGAATCTAAATGGAGTAAATTTACCACAACATACTATACTTAGATGACATATGATGAGTCCAGTTTATGATAACACTGGGAAACACAACAcataacacaaagaaaaaaaccttAAATAGTATCCAAATAAATGGCACATGAAAAGCTGAGATAACAGGGAAATTTGACTTCTGACTTCTTTGTATCCACCCTGAATGTCACAGACCCTTTATTTTTACTATAATATCATTATAATATTAATTGTCCCATACATTTACAATTCATAAGAATTTAATGTGtgaaaagaaatgctaaaaatatcaatttttgcTCTTGACATTTCATTGCACTATCAGTACATTACAGAACCCAGGTTAcattacttaaaaacaaaactcaaatgtTATACATGTTCCAAGGCTGAAAGAGTTGTTAGTTTTTAGAACACTTCAGTAAGGAAGTCTAATGAAAATCTGGGTTAGAAAGAGACCTCGGATATCTCTACCTATAGGGAAGAGAAAAAGCTTGTCAGTAAATAAACTAAATGTAACTAGTTACAATATCAGTGCTCATATTCTCTTgttcatttgtgttttttgtcCCTAGTAGCAAATGGAAATCTCCTTTATGAACATTCTCACACAGTTAGACCTAAAAAGCTACAATACACACTGCAAAGATCAGTATCTCTGAACTTAGGGACTTCTGTCATAAgatgaaagattttaaaacaattttacctTAAAATGTGAGCAACCACGGCCGGTCCATACCAATCTCCAGCTTTTTTCCCAGACTTCTTTCCATATTCTATTAGTTGATGTAAGCCAAAGAGCGCCAAGGGAGAATCACCAAACCAAGAGATGATTTTCCTGTGataaatttcattttgtatttcatGATCATCAGAATATTTCCCAATTGTTTCCTTCAGGGAAATTGTTGGGGTTCTGAGTTCTCTTTCCCCTGACAGCGATGCTTCAAATGATGCAGTAAATTTTTTTACAGTGTGGGAAGTCCATGATTCAGAGTCTGAATTTTCAATGTTCAAAGCATCAGGCCAGGTCCAAGCTATAGTAGTTTCAAAGCAAGGTATTCAGATCTTTTAAATACTTAGACTTTTTACTAGATTTTACTAACATCAGTTTTAGCCGTTAATTAAAGCTACATAGGTTACTAAACTTAAATAGCAAACTCAGGAATAAGCAAATctttggagacagaaagtagattaatcgTTGCCTATGGAAGAAAGGGACTGTTGGGAGTGACTACTAATGGGTATGAGTTTCTTTTTAGGAAGAtaacaatgttctaaaattagattatgatGATGGTTTAagaactctgtaaatatactaaaaagcaCTGAACTGTTCACTTTAAATGACTGaatttatggtatataaattatacctcaataaacttgcttataaaaaaataaatgtaccaGCAAAGAAAAAACGCTAATATATCAATGATGCTTATTTCTGGGTGGTGATATTGTTCTTTGGACTTTTCTGTAGTTTCCAAAAtttctaaaatgggaatatatGACATATAATGAGGGAAAACATTACatgaataaaagacaaaacagaaaaaatagtgAATTTCAGGTACAAATGAACAATACTGGAATTtgctctcttattttctttgagGGTGCTAAGATGGAATAGACATTTGTATTCCATTACCAGTATTCCTTATCAGGTATCCAGTCTTGACTACCCAAAGGCACAATAAACATATTTACTAACATTCTTAGTATTCATAAGAGGATAACTTcagaaaatatactttatttcagttatataataaaataaaagtctgACCATAGAAGTTTGAAAACttctttccaaaattattttttcctatacaATCCTTTCAAAATGACTTAATCATTGTTACAGAGTAATACCAATTCTCTAGGAAATGAAAAGTTAATAAATGAAGTCATTAAAGATCAAAGATCTCCCCAAAATCAAATATAGcttcaaataaaaaattacttCACTGTTTTTAATAACAAGACAGTCCCCaatcatatttataattttcagttaACAAAATGAGTCAGATTCAAAGCCCTGATGGGaatgatgaaaaatattctaACCCTTGCCCATGATTGCATAAGACAACACATAAATtatcccagaaaaatattttttaaaaatcctttttcctTGTATTATCCACTCAACTCTTGGGTCAACATTCTTTTTAACAATCTCATCAAAAAACTCTACAGAAGAGTTACTAAATATTTGCCATGCATTGTAAGGAAATTGtctaacactttttttaaaaaactctgaGAACAGTATTAATCAGATACAATAGCCTAAAATGATAAACTAAAATCCTCCTACAAATGAACACATTATAAAAAATGGCAAGAAATGGCAAGAAAGGTGGCACGTTAGGTATCAATGACATCTTGAGGATCCAAAAATCTAAGCATGATGAATATTAAGAATATGCCTAATCAATTAAGTATGACTgactaaaaaaaatcacatattactacaataaagatttaaacaaataaaaaataaatttaaaaatcatatttataaatacaattttaaaataccactgatatacagagagaaataaagaaaccaGCTTATAAAAACACTTTAGatttaaataatgtaaaaatactaGCTATCTGTCTCTGTTACTGACAAGTCACTGCTATTGACCTACCCAGGACTTACTGAACTAGACATAATCCAGAGAGTTCAACCAAAAGGAAAGAAAcgatagcaacaacaacaaaaatacaaagccTATCAAAAATTGAACTAACTTAATTCATGGTGGTGACCAAGGATAACAGATGTGTTTATCTTTTTGAAAAGGCAATCATGAAAGTTTACATATAAGTTATACCTGTCCcaattcaataaaaatgtaatacaTAGATTGGTTACAACTTGAGAAAATATCAGGGAGTCAAGAAATTAATCTCAGGAAATGTCATACAGTTTGAAAGCtggaatacaaatttttaaaaatcagagattGATTTACCTCTACTAAGAAAATGTAGTATGAGTCCTTGAGCCAACAGCATCTGACCAGTCCTCAATGTACAGCCCCAACCACAATCCGTTGTCAAATTTGAGCCCTCTATTTGAGGAAATTCTTCCCGGTATGTCAGCCATATTCTAGAAATGAAATCTTTACGAAATTCTTCTACATTTCCAGAAATTACATGATCTTCTATTGCACATCCTGATCTTGCaggtaacattttattttcatctataaaataaaaatataaactagaGACCAAGAATAACTAAGCAAGTAAACGTCAATAGCAGTatttattaccatatatacagtgTGTCACAATCTTTCTAATCCTTTTTTACTGATTTAAAATGACAATATTCTGCCTAATCAAATGAGAATGAATAATGAAATGTTTTGTACACTGTTGTGCTAACTAACATAaggtattattaataataaagttGTTTAATATCTACACTCCATGTATAATAAACTCTTCAATGCAGTCAtaatataaaaatctttttttgcCTGATTTGGATATTATTAGATATTATACCTCTCTGAATGGCTATTTGCATATCAAACATCATGATTTGTCAACATGTGTAAATGTGTATAACTACATTCAGTTCTTaaaatctgtatttattttcaGGAAGATGTATActcaagttaaaaaaacaaaactacaaaaattcTTTAAATGTATAGTCATCCTTTTATATAACTCTTAACATGTATAGTcacttttaaattcaaatataatttttcagaaactgtTACTACCCATatataccatttaaaaatatttaaatgacaaaAGAGACCACAAAAAAAGTTTGATAGCAAGCTGGAAATTAAAAGATATTTGCGACACTGGTGCTTTTGCATGTGCCTACACTCTTTTTCTCTGTATAGGggtgcaaatgtgtgtgtgtgacaaaAGATCTGTCTCTGTGGTGGTGTGAGCTATGCaccccaaaaaaacatgttctcaaatttaatccattcttgtgggagtAAACTCGTCAGTAGgacgttttgatgaggttacatcagttaaggtgtggcccaacccaaacaggatgggtcttaatcctactgctggagtcctttataaactgaatgaaattcagacagagagagagaaaaccacaggaagcaagaagcggAAGGTCAAGGAACCCaggaaaggccaggagaggcgGCCATGTGTATTGTCATGTACAGATGGGCCCAGAACTAAGATCACCAGCAGCTATCCCCAGAACACTAGTCTTTGGGatgaaaacatcaccttgatgacaccttgatttggactttttcctagcctcaaaactgtgagctaataaattcccattgtttaagccaaccaattgcatggtatttgcttgagcagccaaggaaactaaaacagtctccaaataaaaagaactacaaatcaacatgaaacatatgaacaatccaagaaaaaaaatgaaccaagaaAACCAACAGGTGATTTTTAAGTAGAAACTTGAATGGCCAAATATAAAATGCTTATCCTAGTAATAAGAGGAACGCAAATTACAACAAGATACTCTTTCTTATTCATCAGATTTGCAAAAATTTAAAGGTTTGATGATATCAGGTATTAGCAAAAATGTAAAGAACTCAAACCCTGCTGGCGGGAGGGTAAACTAGTACAACTCTTTGTgagaaattttaaagtatttagaaaaattgaaaacatacacACCTTTTGTTTCAGCAAATCCACCTTTAAGTATTTACCCTAGAGAAGTTCTCTATATGTGTATAGATGACATGTACATGGATGTTCAcattatttgaaatattatttggtagcattatttgaaataacaaaaattggaaacaactttaATATTCACCAGTAGGGAATTAGATGAATAAGGTTATTCATTCACTCCATGGATACTTACTGAGAGTTTACTATATGCCAGCACTGTGCTGTAGGCAATAGTGTTACTGCTGAAAGTATGACTGACACAGTCCTTACTCTCAAGGACCTTACAGTCCAGCAGTTGAGAGATATTAAACGaacaattaaaaaagtaaataatctTATTATGATATTTGTGATGGAGCAGAAATACAGGCTGTTATAAAACTACAGGAGACCAAACCAGAAAAGATGCTATTGGTTACCAATAAACAAAgtccatttcaaaatggcttaaacaataaagGGATTTATTATCACACACAAGCAGAAGTCCTGAGGTAGGAGTGGCTCTGGGTTGGTTAATTCAGTTCCTCATGGCATCACGTTATATCTGTCTTCCAATTCTGATGATTTCAGCATGTTGGCCTCATCTTCACCGAGCTCTCCTCATAGTAGCAAGTGTCTACTTCAGTATCAAGGCAGAAGATATGATAGaatccaggaaaaaaagaagggcaTTTTCTTCCTTGTATTATTTGAGTTCTTTAAAGGTTTTGAAATTATTAATTATTCATacatagaaaagataaaaatttgtGTATCcactttcaagaaaaaaaaataaaactctactCAATGTAAGAAATACAACattctgaataattttaaaatctgcATGCTCCTAACCCCCTAAGACATCCACAATGAATTCATTCATAATGACAAGTACAAgattcttaaacttgatttctgCCCCATTatttaacttctagttacagaaCATGTTTGcaaaaattacattattttagtatttattattatttttagtatgCTAAATCTGTCCTGCTCTTTCAAGATCTTAAATTCATCTTGCAACTTTTTGTAAGCTACAAGCACTTTTACTAATATAGTTTTCCCTTGCCAGTGTAAGATATCATGTTATGTACTTTGATGCCAAGATTTGCAGTATTTAAAACCAAATGGTCTTCCCAGTTAGTATTATCTTGACcaaataacaaaaccaaacatttttttccagagTATCTGTGAGCAATCTATGAAGAAGGTAATTAaggattttatctatttttagcAAGCCTCATCTTGCCACAGATAACAGTGCCCATCTGACCAGgacatttccatgttttctcttaGGTGATGTAGGATGGTCCTAGGAGCCATTAAGGAAAAACTGTAATTTGAAGTTATCTCTAATATACCAGTTCTATCCAGGGATCAAAATGATTTAATATAACCTAGGCAGAGGTAAGGCTCTCCCCTTCCTAATTTTTGGACTAAGGAGCATCCATAGAAAATCACTGTAACCCAGGGACAAAAGTAGGacacagaaacaagaaaaaaaaaaaaaaatctttttaagaaGTACAGAGGGTAACAAAGAAACTAGACAGACTCAGTCTAAGATCCATACCTGAAACAATAAATGTTCTTTCTGAACTGAAACCAGCCTAGGGATGGAGCTTTGCTGAGGAATCTTTTGGTAGGAGGTGAGGGGGAGAACATCAAAGTAAGATATCAAGGAATCTTAACATGCATACTCTTTATTCTTGTCCTATAGTCTAACCCTGCTGTTTTCCTGCTTTTGCCATGTCATTATATTTGTCTAAAATGCATCCCTTCTTTATTTTGCAActtcctattcatccttcaagagcAAAATTCCACTTTTATAGTATCCTTCCCTATTCACACAGTCAAAATTAATCACCTCCTCTCTTGATTTTGCAATTCAGTTATCACTCTTAACTATGCTTTTCTTTGCCTGAAATTATAGTTACATACTTGTCAGTCTTTTTATGAGGATATAAGATATCTGAGAGCATGCAGTGTCCCAATTTTTTCCAACCGTAAAAAAGTTTGATTAATATGGATTTAATTATTGAAAAATAGCTTAATATTCAATGGTCATTCTCACACAAAGATGAGCATTTGTGGAAATTCAAAAGCATCACAAAATCAGTAATTTCAGAAATTGGAGCACCGTTAAGAATTggaaaatttatcattttcagGTTAACTATGACGATATTGTAATTATTAACATATACTTTAAAGTTATTATCAGAGAAcatgataaagaatattaagataacaattcaaataatatttatttagcaccccCATTATAAGCAAAAAAATATAAGGAGTATAAGAAAAGATATGATCTTTATCCTCAAGGAGTTCTCAAGAAACCCAAACCATATGAAAGTACTTTACACGTTATATAAACCAaagttatttaaaacaaatatgcCAAATGTGGATtaacctaaaaataaaataatgagaacAGTTATGCAATAAATTTCTATCAAGATTTTTTGATGGTTTACAAATTCAGCACTTGCCTTCACATTTAAAATGGTAACATTTC from Choloepus didactylus isolate mChoDid1 chromosome 2, mChoDid1.pri, whole genome shotgun sequence encodes the following:
- the ATG4C gene encoding cysteine protease ATG4C isoform X3 — translated: MEAAGTDEVDKLKTKFISAWNNMKYSWVLKTKTYFSRNSPVLLLGKCYHFKCEDENKMLPARSGCAIEDHVISGNVEEFRKDFISRIWLTYREEFPQIEGSNLTTDCGWGCTLRTGQMLLAQGLILHFLSRAWTWPDALNIENSDSESWTSHTVKKFTASFEASLSGERELRTPTISLKETIGKYSDDHEIQNEIYHRKIISWFGDSPLALFGLHQLIEYGKKSGKKAGDWYGPAVVAHILRKAVEEARHPDLQGITIYVAQDCTVYNSDVIDKQCSSMASDNTDDKAVIILVPVRLGGERTNTDYLEFVKGILSLEYCVGIIGGKPKQSYYFAGFQDDSLIYMDPHYCQSFVDVSIKDFPLETFHCPSPKKMSFRKMDPSCTIGFYCRNVQDFKRASEEITKQVP
- the ATG4C gene encoding cysteine protease ATG4C isoform X4 gives rise to the protein MLPARSGCAIEDHVISGNVEEFRKDFISRIWLTYREEFPQIEGSNLTTDCGWGCTLRTGQMLLAQGLILHFLSRAWTWPDALNIENSDSESWTSHTVKKFTASFEASLSGERELRTPTISLKETIGKYSDDHEIQNEIYHRKIISWFGDSPLALFGLHQLIEYGKKSGKKAGDWYGPAVVAHILRKAVEEARHPDLQGITIYVAQDCTVYNSDVIDKQCSSMASDNTDDKAVIILVPVRLGGERTNTDYLEFVKGILSLEYCVGIIGGKPKQSYYFAGFQDDSLIYMDPHYCQSFVDVSIKDFPLETFHCPSPKKMSFRKMDPSCTIGFYCRNVQDFKRASEEITKMLEVFSKEKYPLFTFVNGHSRDYDFTSTTTNEDLFSEDVKKRLKRFSTEEFVLL